Proteins co-encoded in one Prevotella sp. E13-27 genomic window:
- a CDS encoding restriction endonuclease has product MRILIEEYPYQSEDISEEVLGELLFHDAEGKVSLDKVGYYFNPKLNDCVFILPKVLLEGERYHERVFGHIEPRNLINPEKCDELSKEEYRFIYNLSVWIYRALSVFREHEYDRFGGEKKRPSIILYEQAPVMGRMKKRKASTFLDILLALQQWNQRNQQFVTFIVKNMHAGYNKINWTRTIAHSQAIIEQASGQRTQSVAYLDPVNKKRRVNFDEELLIIYYSILNHIQQKYGLPVIMNVNFPLIRGEKFQKYLDGQGRRRLRQIKYKYFSDKALELWELCYAFFEQPQNINLNVDRREYLLAKDFQIVFEAIIDELIAGDQKLPDGLKDQADGKIVDHIYQYRVLTNNDSNDDVYYIGDSKYYKRGNQLDSKSISKQFTYARNVIQWNLDLFNDGTKDEQKGHIKLRDDVTEGYNIIPNFFISAQQNDLTADDKIELSRDKKQYHLNRQFENRLFDRDTYMLAHYDVNFLFVLGLYGRNKETAKAAWRLEARKKFRMEIQEMLKKHFLFYAMTAHEDVEPNTFIKENFQTLLGKLFQPFENQGSQQYFSLALRDPDKIELKDKQKERELKAEVRNENDQVMFQLKQAFYVELCELGADPKSLLPEVQPRPHRVIPQKLLTLHYLENYPEVSFLVGGFREDQKEWMFGRKGGKVDDAYNVRLGTDVEGGINIQDTQNKKAKFVLLYEFDKESFGVFKAFRVKGYQVKTKEDLIKEGYPSPHHDRYYCYIFDEEVNLGTFDIERLISTDRINYSLEIHQSRSLLKKYPEGRPIFIKGSELLQFRKVL; this is encoded by the coding sequence ATGCGCATCCTAATAGAGGAATATCCGTATCAGAGTGAGGACATCAGCGAGGAGGTATTGGGCGAACTGTTGTTCCATGATGCCGAGGGAAAGGTTAGCCTCGACAAGGTTGGCTATTACTTCAACCCGAAACTGAATGACTGTGTGTTTATTCTTCCGAAGGTGTTGCTCGAAGGTGAGCGCTATCATGAAAGGGTATTTGGACATATCGAGCCACGCAACCTGATCAATCCGGAGAAATGCGACGAGTTGAGCAAGGAGGAATATCGATTCATCTACAATCTGTCGGTATGGATTTATCGTGCACTATCCGTATTCCGTGAACACGAATACGACCGCTTTGGAGGTGAGAAGAAACGCCCCTCAATCATCCTCTACGAACAGGCTCCTGTCATGGGACGGATGAAGAAACGCAAGGCAAGTACGTTCCTCGACATCTTGTTGGCTTTGCAACAATGGAACCAGCGGAACCAGCAGTTCGTGACGTTCATTGTGAAGAATATGCACGCTGGCTATAACAAGATAAACTGGACGCGAACCATTGCACACTCTCAGGCTATCATTGAGCAGGCATCAGGGCAAAGGACACAAAGTGTGGCTTATCTGGACCCTGTAAATAAAAAACGGAGGGTTAACTTCGACGAGGAGTTGCTCATTATCTACTACAGCATTCTGAATCACATTCAGCAGAAATACGGATTGCCAGTCATCATGAACGTCAACTTCCCGTTGATTCGTGGCGAGAAATTCCAAAAATATCTTGATGGGCAGGGTAGGCGACGGTTACGTCAAATCAAATACAAGTATTTCTCGGACAAAGCATTGGAGCTATGGGAACTCTGCTATGCCTTCTTTGAACAGCCGCAAAACATCAACCTAAATGTGGACCGCAGGGAGTATCTGTTGGCTAAGGACTTCCAGATTGTATTTGAGGCAATCATTGATGAACTGATAGCAGGCGACCAAAAGCTGCCTGACGGACTGAAAGACCAGGCGGACGGAAAGATTGTTGACCACATCTACCAATATCGTGTGTTGACCAACAACGACAGTAATGATGACGTCTATTATATAGGTGACTCGAAATACTACAAACGAGGCAATCAGTTGGATAGCAAGTCCATCAGCAAGCAGTTTACCTATGCCAGAAATGTCATCCAATGGAACCTTGACCTCTTTAATGACGGAACAAAGGACGAGCAAAAAGGCCATATCAAACTAAGGGATGATGTGACGGAAGGATACAACATAATACCCAATTTCTTCATATCAGCCCAACAAAACGACTTGACGGCAGATGATAAGATTGAACTGTCGAGGGACAAGAAACAATATCACCTGAACCGCCAGTTTGAGAATCGCTTGTTCGACCGCGACACCTATATGCTGGCTCACTACGATGTCAACTTTCTGTTTGTACTGGGTTTGTATGGAAGAAATAAGGAGACGGCCAAAGCTGCATGGCGTTTGGAAGCAAGAAAGAAGTTCCGAATGGAGATACAGGAAATGTTGAAAAAGCACTTCCTCTTCTATGCAATGACGGCCCATGAGGACGTGGAGCCTAACACATTTATAAAAGAGAACTTCCAGACATTATTAGGTAAGCTATTCCAACCATTCGAGAATCAGGGAAGTCAGCAGTATTTCTCGTTGGCACTACGCGATCCTGACAAGATAGAACTGAAAGACAAACAGAAAGAACGGGAACTGAAAGCAGAAGTGAGAAACGAGAATGACCAGGTCATGTTCCAACTGAAACAGGCATTTTATGTTGAGCTCTGTGAATTGGGTGCAGACCCTAAAAGTTTGTTGCCAGAGGTACAGCCTCGCCCACACAGAGTCATTCCTCAGAAATTGCTTACGCTTCATTATCTGGAGAATTATCCAGAAGTGTCCTTCTTGGTTGGCGGTTTCCGAGAAGACCAAAAGGAATGGATGTTCGGACGAAAAGGAGGTAAGGTTGACGATGCCTATAATGTTCGTTTGGGCACAGACGTTGAGGGAGGTATAAATATTCAAGATACTCAGAATAAAAAGGCCAAGTTTGTGCTTTTATACGAATTCGACAAAGAAAGCTTTGGCGTGTTTAAGGCATTCCGAGTAAAAGGATATCAAGTAAAGACAAAGGAGGACTTGATAAAGGAAGGCTATCCCTCGCCACATCACGACAGATATTATTGCTATATCTTTGACGAAGAAGTGAATCTTGGAACCTTCGACATCGAGCGTCTTATCTCAACAGACCGTATCAACTATTCATTAGAGATTCACCAAAGTAGGTCTCTCTTGAAAAAGTATCCAGAAGGCCGCCCCATATTTATAAAAGGTAGTGAATTGTTGCAATTCAGGAAAGTGCTATAA